One stretch of Eggerthella lenta DSM 2243 DNA includes these proteins:
- a CDS encoding arsenic efflux protein, with protein sequence MHIAFDVLADAIKDTLYIIPFLFVTYLAMEWLEHKTGGKAEAAIQRAGAAGPFIGAVVGVVPQCGFSAAAATLWAGRVITLGTLFAVFLSTSDEMLPIFIAEQVPPDVIFKIIGAKIIIGMIMGFLVDAGLRIARRIDMPLHIHDLCEQEHCHCHDGEGGILRSALKHTLQVTLFIFLITLALNGLLAVVGEDVLAEFLGANPALSVFGSALVGLVPNCAASIVIAQLYVEGVLGSGAMLAGLLVSAGVGLLVLVRTNRHLKENIAIIVALYAMGVIWGLLANALGIVF encoded by the coding sequence ATGCATATAGCGTTTGACGTGCTGGCAGACGCGATCAAGGACACGCTTTACATCATTCCGTTTCTGTTCGTCACGTATCTGGCCATGGAGTGGCTTGAGCATAAGACGGGTGGGAAGGCCGAGGCTGCCATTCAGCGCGCCGGCGCGGCAGGGCCGTTCATCGGTGCCGTCGTTGGCGTAGTGCCCCAGTGCGGCTTCTCCGCGGCTGCCGCGACGCTGTGGGCTGGGCGCGTCATCACGTTGGGAACGCTGTTCGCGGTGTTCCTCTCTACGTCGGACGAGATGCTGCCCATCTTCATCGCCGAGCAGGTGCCGCCCGACGTCATTTTCAAAATCATCGGCGCGAAGATCATCATCGGCATGATCATGGGCTTCCTCGTGGATGCCGGCCTTCGCATCGCGCGCCGCATCGACATGCCGCTGCATATTCACGACTTATGTGAGCAGGAGCATTGCCATTGCCACGACGGCGAAGGCGGAATCCTGAGAAGCGCGCTCAAACATACGTTGCAGGTGACCCTGTTCATCTTCCTCATCACGCTAGCGCTGAACGGCCTGCTTGCCGTAGTGGGCGAGGACGTGCTGGCCGAGTTCCTCGGCGCGAACCCGGCGCTGTCGGTGTTCGGCTCGGCGTTGGTTGGTCTCGTGCCGAACTGCGCGGCCAGCATCGTCATCGCGCAGCTGTACGTGGAAGGCGTGCTGGGCTCGGGCGCCATGTTGGCCGGTTTGCTCGTGTCGGCGGGCGTGGGCCTGCTGGTGTTGGTTCGCACGAACCGCCATCTGAAAGAGAATATCGCCATCATCGTGGCGCTGTACGCGATGGGCGTCATCTGGGGTTTGTTGGCGAACGCGCTCGGCATCGTGTTCTAG
- the groL gene encoding chaperonin GroEL (60 kDa chaperone family; promotes refolding of misfolded polypeptides especially under stressful conditions; forms two stacked rings of heptamers to form a barrel-shaped 14mer; ends can be capped by GroES; misfolded proteins enter the barrel where they are refolded when GroES binds) has translation MAKEIKFEADARSALAAGVNKLADAVKVTLGPKGRYVALEKSYGAPLITNDGVTVAKEVELEDPIENMGAQLVREVAVKTNDVAGDGTTTATLLADVIVSEGLRNVTAGADALGIRRGIQKATDAVVEAIKADATPVSTKEQIANVGTISAGDAEIGEKIAEAMDAVGKDGAISVEESQTFGIDMDIVEGMQYERGYISPYMATDMEKMEAVLSDPYILLTDQKVTNIQDMVPLLEEIMKSGRPLFIVAEDVEGEALATILLNKLRGTFNCVAIKAPGFGDRRKRILEDIAAVTGAQVIDKDFGMTMADARIDMLGHAKTVKVTKDSALIVDGAGDKKAIDDRIGQIKAELERVDSDFDREKLQERLAKLSGGVAVLKVGAATESELKEKKSRIEDALQATRAAVEEGIVAGGGVALVGALPALDKVEAADKDEEVGVAIIRKALEAPMRAIAQNAGFEGSVVVERVKGMATGEGLNCANGEYGNMIEMGVNDPVKVTRTALQSAASVAALILITEATINEIPKDPDPAALAAMAGAGGGMGGMM, from the coding sequence ATGGCTAAAGAGATTAAGTTCGAAGCCGACGCGCGCAGCGCGCTTGCTGCCGGCGTCAACAAGCTGGCCGACGCCGTCAAGGTGACGCTCGGGCCCAAGGGTCGTTACGTGGCGCTGGAGAAGTCCTACGGTGCTCCGCTGATCACGAACGACGGCGTAACCGTGGCCAAGGAAGTCGAGCTCGAGGACCCCATCGAGAACATGGGCGCCCAGCTGGTTCGCGAAGTGGCCGTGAAGACGAACGACGTCGCCGGCGACGGCACCACGACGGCCACGCTGCTGGCTGACGTCATCGTGTCCGAGGGCCTGCGCAACGTGACCGCCGGCGCCGATGCCCTGGGCATCCGTCGCGGCATCCAGAAGGCCACCGACGCTGTGGTCGAGGCCATCAAGGCCGACGCCACCCCCGTCTCCACCAAGGAGCAGATCGCGAACGTCGGCACCATTTCCGCCGGCGACGCCGAGATCGGCGAGAAGATCGCCGAGGCCATGGATGCCGTGGGCAAGGACGGCGCCATCTCCGTCGAGGAGAGCCAGACGTTCGGCATCGACATGGACATCGTCGAGGGCATGCAGTACGAGCGCGGCTACATCTCGCCGTACATGGCCACCGACATGGAGAAGATGGAGGCCGTCCTCAGCGATCCCTACATCCTCCTCACCGACCAGAAGGTCACCAACATCCAGGACATGGTGCCCCTGCTGGAGGAGATCATGAAGTCCGGTCGTCCGCTGTTCATCGTTGCCGAGGACGTCGAGGGCGAAGCGCTGGCCACCATCCTGCTGAACAAGCTGCGCGGCACGTTCAACTGCGTCGCCATCAAGGCTCCCGGCTTCGGCGATCGCCGCAAGCGCATCCTCGAGGACATCGCCGCCGTCACGGGCGCGCAGGTCATCGACAAGGACTTCGGCATGACCATGGCCGACGCCCGCATCGACATGCTGGGCCATGCCAAGACGGTCAAGGTCACGAAGGACTCCGCCCTCATCGTGGACGGCGCCGGCGACAAGAAGGCCATCGACGATCGCATCGGCCAGATCAAGGCCGAGCTCGAGCGCGTCGACTCCGACTTCGACCGCGAGAAGCTCCAGGAGCGCCTGGCGAAGCTGTCCGGCGGCGTGGCGGTGCTCAAGGTGGGCGCTGCGACCGAGTCCGAGCTCAAGGAGAAGAAGTCCCGCATCGAGGACGCCCTGCAGGCGACCCGCGCGGCGGTCGAAGAGGGCATCGTCGCCGGCGGCGGCGTGGCTCTGGTGGGCGCTCTGCCCGCGCTCGACAAGGTGGAAGCGGCCGACAAGGACGAAGAGGTCGGCGTCGCCATCATCCGCAAGGCGCTCGAAGCTCCGATGCGCGCTATCGCGCAGAACGCCGGCTTCGAGGGCAGCGTCGTAGTCGAGCGCGTCAAGGGCATGGCTACGGGCGAAGGCCTGAACTGCGCCAACGGCGAGTACGGCAACATGATCGAGATGGGCGTCAACGACCCGGTGAAGGTCACCCGCACGGCTCTGCAGTCTGCGGCCTCCGTCGCGGCTCTCATTCTCATCACCGAGGCCACCATCAACGAGATCCCGAAGGATCCGGATCCGGCGGCTCTGGCGGCTATGGCCGGTGCCGGCGGTGGCATGGGCGGCATGATGTAA
- a CDS encoding FAD-binding protein, giving the protein MKNIAEQGLSRRSFLTGAAATGALAAFGLAGCAPQAKAETSGDATKADAAETKADASAQTDWLGSAPDIAAGDIKETKQTDLLIIGAGNGGMAAAATAADLGLDFMLCEKSGSIQRSRHWFGAINTKYTETAGAHVDEGRLLNEFSRYASGQCDQRVIRVWIKESASVVDWIDPILTQAGMTCAFDNDIDHETGGTSFALFPMEHYYSGKDAAGEALERNKVLLSYINDKGYDVTYNHKLVKLVQDDAGKVTGAIFEADGGYVQVDAAKGVLLTTGGYTSNAEMLRACNPMVDRCVTLQYGSPNNVGEGIKAGMWAGAQKDSIGAPMIFDRGTVKPGENAGIISSPGETATFVGTDKQFNLGSQPLMKVTRDGKRFVNESTPYDFCCFAAAEHEGGVFCQVFDSNLKEDVKRFNTIGCSRQTQQLLAKEADTPLDEIYADQLEKGTMVKADTIEELAVKLGFSGEAKDAFLAEVEKYNGFYDAQEDPDFGKEAYRLSELRTAPFYGIWYGGSLLTTVDGLRINEDMQVLNAESQPIEGLYAAGDCSGSIFGNNYPEYIVGCACGRTITFARHAVRHMVGDLS; this is encoded by the coding sequence ATGAAGAACATCGCAGAACAGGGTCTTTCGCGTCGAAGCTTCCTGACGGGCGCCGCAGCCACGGGCGCGCTCGCCGCGTTCGGCTTGGCCGGATGCGCCCCGCAAGCCAAAGCCGAGACGTCCGGCGACGCGACGAAAGCCGATGCCGCCGAAACCAAGGCCGACGCGTCCGCCCAAACCGACTGGCTGGGCAGCGCGCCCGACATCGCTGCCGGCGACATTAAGGAGACGAAGCAGACCGACCTGCTGATCATCGGCGCGGGCAACGGCGGCATGGCCGCAGCCGCCACGGCCGCCGACCTGGGACTCGACTTCATGCTGTGCGAGAAGTCCGGTTCTATCCAGCGCAGCCGCCACTGGTTCGGCGCCATCAACACGAAGTACACCGAGACCGCCGGCGCGCACGTGGACGAAGGCCGCCTGCTCAACGAGTTCTCGCGCTACGCCTCGGGCCAGTGCGACCAGCGCGTCATCCGCGTGTGGATCAAGGAGAGCGCCAGCGTGGTCGACTGGATCGACCCCATCCTCACGCAGGCCGGCATGACGTGCGCCTTCGACAACGACATCGACCACGAGACCGGCGGCACGAGCTTCGCCCTGTTCCCGATGGAGCACTACTACTCGGGCAAGGACGCCGCCGGCGAAGCGCTCGAGCGCAACAAGGTGCTGCTGTCTTACATCAACGACAAGGGCTACGACGTCACCTACAACCACAAGCTGGTGAAGCTGGTGCAGGACGACGCCGGCAAGGTGACGGGTGCCATCTTCGAGGCCGACGGCGGATACGTCCAGGTGGACGCCGCGAAGGGCGTGCTGCTCACCACGGGCGGCTACACGAGCAACGCCGAGATGCTGCGCGCGTGCAACCCGATGGTCGACCGCTGCGTCACGCTGCAGTACGGCTCGCCGAACAACGTGGGCGAGGGAATCAAGGCCGGCATGTGGGCGGGCGCGCAAAAGGACAGCATCGGCGCGCCGATGATCTTCGATCGCGGCACCGTGAAACCGGGGGAGAACGCGGGCATCATCAGCAGCCCCGGCGAGACGGCTACGTTCGTGGGCACCGACAAGCAGTTCAACCTCGGCTCGCAGCCGCTCATGAAAGTCACCCGCGACGGCAAGCGCTTCGTGAACGAGTCCACTCCCTACGACTTCTGCTGCTTCGCAGCGGCCGAGCACGAGGGTGGCGTATTCTGCCAGGTGTTCGACTCGAACCTTAAGGAAGACGTCAAACGCTTCAACACCATCGGCTGCTCGCGGCAAACCCAGCAGCTGCTGGCCAAAGAAGCCGATACCCCGCTCGACGAGATCTACGCCGATCAGCTCGAGAAAGGCACCATGGTGAAGGCCGACACCATCGAGGAGCTGGCAGTGAAGCTGGGCTTTTCAGGCGAGGCGAAGGACGCCTTCCTGGCCGAGGTGGAGAAGTACAACGGCTTCTACGACGCTCAGGAAGACCCCGATTTCGGCAAGGAGGCCTACCGTCTGTCCGAGCTGCGCACGGCGCCGTTCTACGGCATCTGGTACGGCGGCTCGCTGCTGACCACCGTGGACGGTCTGCGCATCAACGAGGACATGCAGGTGCTGAACGCCGAGAGCCAGCCCATCGAGGGTCTCTACGCCGCGGGCGACTGCTCAGGCAGCATCTTCGGGAACAACTACCCCGAGTACATCGTGGGCTGCGCCTGCGGACGCACCATCACGTTCGCACGCCACGCCGTCCGCCACATGGTCGGCGATCTGTCCTAG
- a CDS encoding HD domain-containing protein codes for MATLEAGLTRDEAFALLQEHNKDPFHIEHGETVEQTMRYFAREFDPENEEFWGIVGLLHDLDWEEHDDEPELHTIYAAPLIEAAGGSPELIRAIQSHTSDFNPELPKPELQMEKILFASEELTGLIGAAVVMRPSKSVMDFEVKSLKKKFKDKRFAAGVSRDVIRSGAEMLGWELDELFARTIEAMQSFAPDKDTFQPAEG; via the coding sequence ATGGCGACACTCGAGGCCGGCCTGACGCGCGACGAAGCGTTCGCGCTTTTGCAGGAGCACAACAAGGATCCGTTCCACATCGAGCACGGCGAGACGGTTGAGCAGACCATGCGTTATTTCGCGCGCGAGTTCGATCCTGAGAACGAGGAGTTCTGGGGTATCGTCGGGCTGCTGCACGATCTCGACTGGGAAGAGCACGACGACGAGCCCGAGCTGCACACCATCTACGCGGCGCCGCTCATCGAAGCCGCTGGCGGCTCGCCCGAGCTCATCCGCGCCATCCAGAGCCACACCTCCGACTTCAACCCGGAGCTGCCGAAGCCCGAGCTGCAGATGGAGAAGATCCTGTTCGCCTCCGAAGAACTGACCGGTCTCATCGGCGCGGCGGTAGTGATGCGCCCCTCGAAGAGCGTCATGGATTTCGAAGTGAAGTCGCTGAAGAAGAAGTTCAAGGACAAGCGCTTCGCCGCCGGTGTCAGCCGCGACGTCATCCGCTCCGGCGCCGAAATGCTGGGCTGGGAGCTGGACGAGCTGTTCGCCCGCACCATTGAGGCCATGCAGTCCTTCGCGCCCGATAAAGATACGTTCCAGCCTGCCGAGGGGTAG